From the Nodularia sphaerocarpa UHCC 0038 genome, the window ATAAGGGCGATATTTTCTCAGGCGATTTTTTACTTTAGTGATGATACCAAACTGACCATAACCACAAAGAACGTGATAAAAAAGTTCGCTATTTTCTTCTGGTGTACACCAAACAATATCACCAGTACCAGTGACAACTTCCAAACCCAAACAATTATCAGCTTGAGAACCGTAACGAAAAGAACTCAAACCCAAACCAGCCGCAGACAGAGTTCCCCCTAAAGTCACCTCAAAGTTATTAGTCAAAACAGGCGGAATTACACCATGAGTTAAAGCCGTATCAACAACTTGCTTCCAAGTCACACCAGGATCAGCTTGAAACCAAAGTTCATTGGGTTCAAATTCATCAATTTGATTCAGACTCCTCATATCTAAGAGGATTCCGCCTTGATTCAAAGATTGACCACTTAAAGAATGTCCCGCAGCCCGTGAAGAAATCGTTAAGCCTTGTTTAGCAGCATATTTAATTGCTGCTGCAATATCACTGGAATTTTGGGGACGAATCACAACTTGAGGCTGTTTTTTAACAATATTCCCAAAGTCCTGAGAAACTGCTTCTAACTCTGATTCCTTATTACTAACTTCGCCGGAAATAATCTGTTTTAAATCGATAATAATGCTGTTCATGATTTTAGGGTTTTGTGTGTGATTAATATTTTGAATAAAACCACAGAGACGCAGAGGACACAGAGGAATAAAAAATCAGATTTTTAACTGATGTGGGGTGGGCATCTTGCCCGCCCTTGTTGATTTCACGGCTATGGATACTAGTTTAATAAACGCATTTTCAGCATCTTAAAGCCAACCTTAAACAAACTAGGAATCAATCCCATAAAAGAAAAAACACGAGATATCACCTGAGAGACATTATTTTGAGTATCTGTCTTAGCTACTGGTAACTTATTTGTATTTCTTTCATACTTAAATACACAAACACAATCACCCTCAGCTTGTTTACTCAAAATTGCTGCTTTTATTCCCGGAAAAGCCCTTCTAGTAGCTTCTTGTTCCATCTCGCAGAACACACGACAAGGACTATCAAAACCGTATTCTTTGGCGATTGATAAAACGGGACAAATTCTTTGAATTTCTAATGCTGCGTCTGTGCCATTTTGAGAAACATCTACCACATCCATCACAAAGCCCATCAAACCCAGTAACGGCGCAGCTTGGGTGAAACCTTTGGCTAGAGTATTATGATCAATGAAAGTACCCATCAACGCCTTTTGTTGTTCAGGATATTTTTCCATCATCTGTTCAAAAGCGGCTGAGTCTCCTTTTTCTGCAACCAGATTTTTGTATTTTTGAAATCTCTTCCTAAACAAATTCACGGCTTTAGATTCATCTAGATTGATGATATCTTCCATGCGGAGATTACCTGTAGCCAGTTCCTTTTCCATACTCATTTTTGGCAAAAAATCACTTACATACTTGAGTAGATGCAAAGGCAAATTATCCAAACTAGTACATATTTACAAGCATTAAGAAAGGATAATGCAATGTCTATTTCTAGCTCGCTCGTAATATATGTATCTTGTGTTGTTTTATTCAAAGTGATGTTTTTTTGCATTACCTGTAGTGGCTGTGTGTGGGTTTGGGAGCGAGTGTTGAATAAACTTTTAGCTATTGATTGTCTGATGTTAACTAATTTGGGTTTTCTCATTGCAGCGTCGCCTTTATTAAAGTGTCTATCAGTTACAATCAACAAAAATTTATAGCCACTTACGAGGGTTTTTTAGAACTTCTTTCAACATTGCTTCTTTGCTACCAGGAATAGGTTGATCATCATATTCCCAGTTAGCAGCAGGAGGCATACAATTAAACACACTTTGCTGCTTCACCATACCACTGGCTAAACCAAAACGAATGCCGCGATCGCACGATAAAATAAACTCCACATATCGCCCACGCACTAAATGTTGCCAATACTTATTTGCTTCTGTAAAAGGCATATCTTTACGTCTTTCTAAAATAGGCAGATAAGCAGGGACAAAAGCATTAGCACAATTAGTTACTAATGACAGCAGTTTTTCAGGACTTTCGTGATTTAAATTATCAAAGAAAATTCCACCTATACCTCTATGTTCTCCGCGATGTGGAATGTGAAAATAGTCATCACAGGCATTTTTAAAGCGGGGGTAATAAGCAGAACTAGACTGATCACAAACATCTTTATGCACTTGATGAAAATGAACCGCATCTTCCTCAAAAAGGTATGCTGGTGTTAAATCAGCACCACCGCCAAACCACCAATACACAGGTTGGTTAGCATTACGAATCTCGAAATAGCGATAGTTGACATGAGCCGTGGGAGCCATCGGGTTATGAGGATGAATGACAAAGCTAGAACCTGTAGCGAAAAAGCGGTTCCCTTTGCTAGTAGTCATTTTATCGGCTGCATTTGTAGCCAGAGCGCCTGAGTTCTCAAAGGTGATTCCTGGAGGTAATTCACCATCTATGGCTACATAATTAACTCCTACCTTTTCTAACACATTACCATTGTGCAGAACCCGGTCAATATATATAGCGTCTTCACTACTTTCACCAACCGTCCAAAGTCCCTTATGATCACGATTCCAGGACTGTTCAGAAAACTTCTTACCATCTAACGTTTCCAGCGCTTGGCAAGTATTATCAAACATTTGTCTGAAAAACTTGTCGATTACCCCACGCATGATTGGTTCTTGAATCAATGATTTTTCGAGGACATGGTTCATAATTATCTCCCCACTATTAATGAAGTATGTCTATATATGTGTATTCATTTGCTAAAAATCATGAGTGCTATAAAACTAATTCAACATCGTAAGCCAGCACTCAAAACAAATCCTTCTTATCTGTGGTTCTTAATCTCTTTGCTATTGTCACTTCAAAGCATTACTTCACATCAACAGTTCGCTTTGTTTCATCTTGGCTAGATGCAGAAAATTCAGCCTGAGACTTTTGCAGAAACTGACGAAAAGTAATATCTAAAGCATCAGCCGCTACATGAAGTTCCTCTGATATTTGCGGCATTGCTTGAGAGTTTAAAGTGGAAACTACTACTGTATCTTCTTGGGCTAGTTTGTGATCAATTTTTCTGAAGAAACCATCTAACCAAGGTAGGGGTAAAATATTGCGATATAAAACACGTTTGACACGAGTTCTATTTTCATCAATCGGCAGGTGAGCAACTAAAATTCCAAACTTGATATCAAATCTGTTACCGCGACCAACACTTATTTCTGCCAGAGTAACATTAGGTAGATATAAAGTCAATTTAGTTTTCAATTCTGGTCGTCCACCGAGTAAAAAGTTTAAGAAACTTTTCGAGTTACCTAAAGATTCATAATTAACTTTAGCAACTGCACCCCAATCATACTTATCAACTTGATATTTAATAGTTGTATCGATGGGGATTCTCTGACCAAAAGATTTTTTATGGACTGCAATCACATGGGTAAAATCAAGATTAGCTTCCATGAGACGAGCATAGTTAGCATTATCTATACTGTCATCATACACAGGACGCATAGTCGAAACCATGTATTCGGGAAAAGTCGGTAAAGGAGGACGTTCGGCTTCTGGTAAGTCCCCATAAAACAACCAGATAAAACCATATTTTTCCTGAACTGGGTAGTGAGCAACACGAGCTTTTTTAGGAATAGAAATTCCAGGTGCATTGGAAGGAATTTCAATACATTCACCATCAGCTTGAAACTTCCATCCATGATAAGGACAACGAAGACAATCTTTTTCAATCCAACCAAGAGAAAGAGCAGCACCGCGATGAGAACATTGATCATTCAAAGCGACTATTTGTCCTTGAGAGTTGCGATAAAGCACAAATCTCTGATTAAACATCAAAACTTGCTTTGGCTTGTTGGTAACTGCCGAACTAAATTCACAAGCATACCAAAAATTTTTCAACATATTTGTCTCCCATCCTTTTTAGATATATTTACCTCAAAGCCGAAAAAAATAAATTCTAATTCATCAATGAGATATAACTTGATTGTGATTGATGGTGACGAGAATTATCTAATTTATATTGCTCAGAATCTAAACCCCATCCCATAGCTAAATACTTTTGGCGAAGCTGACGATAAGCCAGAGTCAAAGCATCCGCAGGAACATGAACTTCAGTTAATAAATTATCAGGAATTAACTGGGGACTTTGTGACTCAGTTACTACTTTATCTTCTAAACCAACTTTATGATGAAATTTGACAAATAATCTATCCGCCCAAGAGTATGTAAAGAAATTACGCAGTTGAATACGTTTGCTAATGGTTGTGTTTTCATCAACAGGAAGGTGAATAGCATAGTTGATAATTTTGCCCCGACCAAAGTCACTTTCAATTTTAGTTATGTTCGGTAAATAAAAAGTAGTTGTGGCGTTCAATTGTGTTTGTTTGGGACGAAAGAAAGATTTAAAAATGCCATTTTTAGGCTGAGTGTAATTCTTATAGACAATTTTCGTACTTATGCCCCCATCTTCATCTTTAACTACATAATCTTCTACTTTTGGATCTTGTGCAAATCCTGCACCAAAAGAATTAGCATGAACCGCATAAAGATGGGCAGGATCTAGAGCATTTTCTATCACACGGGTGTAATTAGTTTGCATTCCATATTCTACATAAATAGGATGCATTTTCGGGTCTTCATATTCTGGAAAGGGCGGAATTGGTGGACATTCTGCTGCGGGTAAATCTCCATAAAATAGCCAAACAAAACCATATTTCTCTTGTACTGGGTAGCTATTTACATGAGCTTTTTTCGGAATGGGTATACCAACTTCATTAGAAGGAATTTGCACACATTTTCCATCAGCTTGAAATTTCCATCCATGATAGGGACAACGGATACAATTATCTTCTAGCCAGCCCATAGATAATGCTGCACCGCGATGAGAACATTGGTCTTTCAATGCAACTACTTGTCCTTGCGAATTGCGATAGAGGACAAACTTCTGATTTAACATCGCAATTTGCTTTGGCTTTTTAGTAATAGCTGAACTAAATTCACAAGCGTACCAGAAGTTTTTTAGCATCCCTAATTTCCTAAATCTTCAACAAAAATTGTTATTTATACTAAATTTCGGTCGAAACAGAGCAAGTTTCTGATTTTTTGGCTTGTAGCCAGTGCTTTAGCGCTCAAGAATTTTTTTTTGCGGTATTTTTTGTCCTTTGTGGAACAACAATCATTTGGTTTGGGTTTTGTTAAAAGTCTTCTTTGCAAGATAAATTAGCCAAATTTAGAGAAATTTAGCTGCTGTTGCTCTTTTGATATGTTTTTTCACGATTTGACACTTTCTGGCTTCCATTGCCTTTGTTCTGTGTCATCCCTTGGAGAGAGTTACTTCTCTTTCTTGGGGTATAGGTGATACTATACCAATGCACTGGTGCATTAGTCAACTAATTAATTTTTTGCCCCGATGAACCATTACACCAATAAACTGGTTAATAAGTTTATTAGTTGGAGTATAGTGTGGCACAAGGAGAAGCTTCGATTCGGGTTTACTTACCCCCTGACATCAAAGACAGGTTTAAAACGATTTGCTTTTTTAAGGGACTGAATATGTCTGACGTTTCGGCTGAACTTATTGAAGACTGGTTAGCTAAAAATGAAATGGAACTGCCAAATTCTCAGAAAACCTCATCCGCGTCCACAATTAAAAAGAGTGATAAGTCAGCATGATTCAAGAAAGTTGATTCAATAACCTGCGCCTCTAATTCTGCTTGTGCTTGGGCTGTGTAGTTTCACTAGGTCTAGAGGTCATCAAAGCAAATCTATATGTATGCTAGAAATTTCTGAGATTTTTTGACTCATTTTGTAGCTAATGGGGTGACAACTATGGTTGAAAACCCTATCTAGCCACTGTTTAAGGCACTGTTATGCAAAAAAGTCCGGCCAGTTTTTTGTAACTAGACCGAACTTATAAAAAATTCCCGCGTTTGGGTATAGCGGTTATCAGTTAATTGAGATACAAGAACCCCACCCCCAACCCCCTCCGGTGCAAGCGAGGAGGGGGCTAT encodes:
- a CDS encoding aromatic ring-hydroxylating dioxygenase subunit alpha, which encodes MLKNFWYACEFSSAVTNKPKQVLMFNQRFVLYRNSQGQIVALNDQCSHRGAALSLGWIEKDCLRCPYHGWKFQADGECIEIPSNAPGISIPKKARVAHYPVQEKYGFIWLFYGDLPEAERPPLPTFPEYMVSTMRPVYDDSIDNANYARLMEANLDFTHVIAVHKKSFGQRIPIDTTIKYQVDKYDWGAVAKVNYESLGNSKSFLNFLLGGRPELKTKLTLYLPNVTLAEISVGRGNRFDIKFGILVAHLPIDENRTRVKRVLYRNILPLPWLDGFFRKIDHKLAQEDTVVVSTLNSQAMPQISEELHVAADALDITFRQFLQKSQAEFSASSQDETKRTVDVK
- the hemF gene encoding oxygen-dependent coproporphyrinogen oxidase; the encoded protein is MNHVLEKSLIQEPIMRGVIDKFFRQMFDNTCQALETLDGKKFSEQSWNRDHKGLWTVGESSEDAIYIDRVLHNGNVLEKVGVNYVAIDGELPPGITFENSGALATNAADKMTTSKGNRFFATGSSFVIHPHNPMAPTAHVNYRYFEIRNANQPVYWWFGGGADLTPAYLFEEDAVHFHQVHKDVCDQSSSAYYPRFKNACDDYFHIPHRGEHRGIGGIFFDNLNHESPEKLLSLVTNCANAFVPAYLPILERRKDMPFTEANKYWQHLVRGRYVEFILSCDRGIRFGLASGMVKQQSVFNCMPPAANWEYDDQPIPGSKEAMLKEVLKNPRKWL
- a CDS encoding aromatic ring-hydroxylating oxygenase subunit alpha; the protein is MLKNFWYACEFSSAITKKPKQIAMLNQKFVLYRNSQGQVVALKDQCSHRGAALSMGWLEDNCIRCPYHGWKFQADGKCVQIPSNEVGIPIPKKAHVNSYPVQEKYGFVWLFYGDLPAAECPPIPPFPEYEDPKMHPIYVEYGMQTNYTRVIENALDPAHLYAVHANSFGAGFAQDPKVEDYVVKDEDGGISTKIVYKNYTQPKNGIFKSFFRPKQTQLNATTTFYLPNITKIESDFGRGKIINYAIHLPVDENTTISKRIQLRNFFTYSWADRLFVKFHHKVGLEDKVVTESQSPQLIPDNLLTEVHVPADALTLAYRQLRQKYLAMGWGLDSEQYKLDNSRHHQSQSSYISLMN